A genome region from Oncorhynchus gorbuscha isolate QuinsamMale2020 ecotype Even-year linkage group LG26, OgorEven_v1.0, whole genome shotgun sequence includes the following:
- the LOC124015933 gene encoding heme-binding protein 1-like, protein MALISLEDLDGLEDEELDNDITGNPDPMEDDEQQRLYTHWQAIASTHQVSVPREMTGPIQELTRRNQTQEREQVPFTSVSLHEKLGEVLFEERVYPAGKWACITKGEKLYEQSISMGFMKLMKFICKENSVGRYLGMTVPIVNSIQMLEDGNGFQKDILTAYYLPAEFQANPPQPTDLDITILQREALRVITRTFFGTTTEDTIMPQINLLWEMLGPSEEMHRYSYMVAVYDNPGVSCRRNEIWFIRRDP, encoded by the exons ATGGCACTAATCTCCCTCGAGGATCTCGACGGATTGGAGGATGAAGAACTGGACAATGACATCACTGGCAACCCTGATCCAATGGAGGATGACGAGCAGCAGAGGCTGTACACCCATTGGCAGGCGATCGCCAGCACACACCAGGTGTCCGTCCCCCGAG AAATGACAGGACCAATTCAAGAGCTTACTCGACGGAACCAAACCCAAGAAAGAGAGCAGGTCCCCTTTACCTCCGTCTCTCTGCATGAAAAG CTGGGCGAGGTGCTGTTTGAGGAGCGGGTGTACCCTGCAGGGAAGTGGGCGTGCATCACTAAAGGGGAGAAGCTGTATGAGCAGAGCATCTCCATGGGCTTCATGAAACTCATGAAATTCATCTGCAAGGAGAACTCTGTCG GACGCTATTTGGGAATGACTGTACCCATTGTGAACAGTATCCAAATGCTGGAGGACGGCAATGGCTTTCAGAAAGACATCTTGACCGCATACTACCTGCCTGCTGAGTTCCAGGCCAACCCGCCCCAGCCAACTGACCTAGACATCACCATACTCCAAAGGGAGGCTTTACGAGTCATCACCCG GACTTTCTTCGGCACCACCACGGAGGACACAATCATGCCTCAGATTAACCTGCTGTGGGAGATGCTGGGCCCCAGCGAGGAGATGCATCGCTACTCCTACATGGTGGCTGTCTACGACAATCCTGGGGTGTCCTGTCGCAGGAACGAGATCTGGTTCATACGACGAGACCCCTAA